In Ammospiza caudacuta isolate bAmmCau1 chromosome 2, bAmmCau1.pri, whole genome shotgun sequence, a genomic segment contains:
- the ZRSR2 gene encoding U2 small nuclear ribonucleoprotein auxiliary factor 35 kDa subunit-related protein 2, producing MAAPMLVPEPPLGKPSHQKYRAILKKEKRKKKRQALAKLRDSAAEKDESVSEEEEEEVEEEEEEEEEKKLEAERQKLHEQWLLREEKAQEEFKLKKEKEEAARKRQEEEERKIKEEWEEQQRKEREVAQQKQQEKREREAAVQRMLDQAESQLENGVSWHNPEPPENLGTEKDRANCPFYIKTGSCRFGDRCSRKHNYPTSSKTLLVRGMFITFGMEQCRRDDYDTDASLEYSDEETYQQFLEFYEDVLPEFQNVGKVVQFKVSCNYEPHLRGNVYVQYQSEKDCQAALALFSGRWYAGRQLHCEFCPVTRWKTAICGLFERQKCPRGKHCNFLHVFKNPNNEFWEANRDIRISPERTHQLSKNSERRNRSSHRDDYYSRSRRRGSPSPDHSHRRNGESERKKSRHKNKRRHRSGRSRSRERRRSHSRGRKRRGRSRSRSRSHSRTHSRSRSSSRSRSRGKKRSSSRGKNSETPKTK from the exons ATGGCGGCGCCCATGTTGGTGCCCGAGCCCCCCCTGGGGAAGCCGAG CCATCAAAAGTACAGAGCTATTCtgaagaaggagaagaggaaaaaaaagcgACAGGCGCTTGCCAAACTAAGGGACTCAG ctgcagaaaaagaTGAATCTGTGtctgaggaggaagaagaggaagtggaagaagaggaggaagaagaggaagaaaaaaaacttgaGGCAGAAAG ACAAAAACTACATGAGCAGTGGTTGCTGAGAGAAGAGAAGGCCCAAGAAGAGTTCaagctaaagaaagaaaaagaagaggccGCAAGAAAGCGtcaagaggaagaagag AGGAAGATCAAAGAAGAATGGgaagagcagcaaagaaaagagagagaagtggcACAGCAGAAGCaacaggagaagagagagagagag GCAGCTGTGCAGAGGATGCTGGATCAAGCTGAAAGCCAG ctggagaaTGGTGTGAGTTGGCATAACCCAGAGCCCCCAGAGAATCTGGGAACAGAGAAGGACAGAGCAAATTGCCCATTTTATATTAAAACAGGTTCCTGCCGATTTGGAGACAG GTGTTCCCGCAAGCACAACTACCCCACATCGAGCAAGACGCTGCTGGTGCGAGGGATGTTCATCACCTTTGGCATGGAGCAGTGCCGCAGGGACGACTATGACACAGATGCCAGTCTGGAGTACAGTGATGAGGAGACCTACCAGCAGTTCCTGGAGTTCTATGAGGATGTGCTCCCCGAATTTCAGAATGTGGGGAAGGTGGTTCAGTTCAAG GTCAGTTGCAACTATGAGCCCCACCTGCGAGGAAATGTGTACGTCCAGTACCAGTC ggAGAAGGACTgtcaggcagctctggctctgttCAGTGGACGATGGTATGCAGGCAGACAGCTTCATTGTGAATTCTGTCCTGTGACGAGGTGGAAAACTGCCATATGTG GTTTATTTGAAAGGCAGAAGTGTCCAAGAGGGAAACACTGCAACTTTCTTCATGTATTCAAAAATCCAAACAACGAGTTTTGGGAGGCCAACAGAGACATACGTATTTCTCCTGAACGGACTCATCAGTTGTCTAAAAACTCTGAGAGGAGAAACCGCTCGAGCCATCGTGACGACTATTACAGCCGCTCCAGGAggaggggcagccccagccccgacCATTCCCACCGCAGGAACGGAGAATCGGAGAGGAAAAAGAGTCGCCACAAGAACAAGAGGCGGCACCGCTCGGGGCGGTCCAGGAGCCGGGAGAGGAGGAGGTCCCACAGCAGGGGCAGGAAGCGGAGAGGCCGCAGCAGGAGTCGCAGCAGGAGTCACAGTCGGacacacagcaggagcaggagctcctcTCGATCCAGGAGCAGGGGTAAAAAGAGAtcaagcagcagaggaaaaaatagtgaAACTCCCAAAACAAAGTGA